From a region of the Microcebus murinus isolate Inina chromosome 23, M.murinus_Inina_mat1.0, whole genome shotgun sequence genome:
- the LOC105854967 gene encoding transmembrane epididymal protein 1A-like, translating to MGGFEGHLFPGLSFFFYGLYHARLVSRALVCNALVQYPPRRPWKNGRWARLRQIYYVGLVKILSTCILVAQELHSIPTQFVLITKIYHRRDFVYPKPWQHLTFYMTIFMSGCVDVVSQNLLPQRCAALEQSVQALGIFTILPLMLSHMKDIEGVELQSHILFTQAMFLLMLVVIAELWAPNMPLLWMMKAFLYMIMGSWLIQIAFTVYKPISGYEWRDDDENDIAFVTTFFCWHVVFSAILMIWIYGFSILWYCYIFVNA from the coding sequence ATGGGAGGCTTTGAGGGCCATCTGTTCCCTGGGCTGTCTTTCTTCTTCTATGGACTTTACCATGCACGACTGGTCTCCAGGGCCTTGGTATGCAATGCCCTTGTCCAGTACCCGCCACGGCGTCCCTGGAAAAACGGAAGATGGGCAAGGCTCCGGCAAATATATTATGTGGGGTTGGTGAAGATACTGAGCACCTGCATTTTAGTAGCCCAAGAGTTGCATAGCATTCCTACACAGTTTGTACTTATCACCAAGATATATCATCGGAGAGACTTTGTGTATCCCAAACCGTGGCAGCATCTCACTTTCTACATGACCATCTTCATGAGTGGGTGTGTAGACGTGGTGAGCCAGAACCTGCTGCCCCAGAGGTGTGCTGCTCTGGAGCAAAGTGTCCAAGCCCTGGGCATATTTACCATCCTGCCCCTGATGCTGTCTCACATGAAGGACATAGAAGGAGTGGAGCTGCAGTCTCACATACTGTTCACCCAGGCCATGTTCCTGCTGATGCTGGTGGTGATCGCAGAGCTGTGGGCTCCCAACATGCCACTGCTCTGGATGATGAAGGCCTTTTTGTATATGATCATGGGCTCTTGGCTGATTCAGATAGCCTTTACGGTGTACAAACCCATCTCTGGCTATGAATGGAGGGATGATGATGAAAATGACATTGCTTTTGTCACCACCTTCTTCTGCTGGCATGTGGTCTTCAGTGCCATTTTGATGATCTGGATCTACGGCTTCTCCATTTTGTGGTATTGTTACATTTTTGTTAATGCTTGA